GTTCCATATTTGGTCTGCTTGTAGCGGTGATTCTGGTTTGCAGTTCGGTGGTAGATGCCAAAGTCCACACTTTCAACTTCACTACAGGATGGGTTGATGCGAACCCTGATGGAGTCCATCCTAAGAAAATGATTGGTTTTAATGGCCAGTGGCCTGTTCCTGACATTCACGTCAATAAGGGGGATCGTGTGCAGATTTACTTGACTAACGGGTTCGAAGATGATACGGTTACTTCACTTCACTTCCATGGGATGTTCCTAAGGCTCAGTGATGGAAATAAGATTCAGATGGATGGGCCTTCGATGGTTACACAGTGTCCAATATCGCCAGGTCAGACGTTTCTCTACAACTTTACAGTCGCTGATCAGGTGGGGACTTATTGGTATCATGCACATTCTGGTGCGCAATTCGGTGATGGGATGAGAGGTGCATTTATTATTCATGACGAGGATGAACCATTTCACTACGATGAGGATATGACAATTCAACTTTCCGATCTTTATTGGAAACCTTATTACGATGTCCAGGACGAGTTTCTCTCAAGGTTTAATCCAACCGGTGCAGAACCCATTCCCCAAAACTTGCTTTTCAACAATACTTTGAATGCTACGTTGAACTTTGAACCTGAAAAGACTTATCTACTTCGTTTCATCAATTCGGGTTTATTTGTGTCCCAGTATGTTTCACTGGAGGATCATGAAATGACAATTGTGGAGGTAGACGGGGTTTATGTGAAACCAAACACTACAGACCTCTTGTATATTGCCACCGGTCAAAGGATGAGTGTGTTGGTTAAGGCTAAGAAGGCTGATCCAGGCAAGAATTTCGCCATTATGCAAATTATGGACGAGCTGATGTTAGATGTTGTGCCAAAAGACTTGGTTCGCAACAGAACTCACCAAATCTCATACAATGAAAATCATGAGAAACCAGAGCCATTCTATATCGACGATTTCGATAAAGCGACCGAAGAGTTTTACTTGAGGCCGCTAGACGATATCGAACTGCTCGATCACTACGACACTCAAATAACGTTCAACTTAAGCTTGGATAATCTTGGAGACGGTGTTAACTATGCTATGTTTAATGGCGTGTCATATGTTCATCCCAAGGTCCCAACTTTGACCACCGTTTTAACTTCTGGTAAGCTGGCTACAGATGCTCGTATCTATGGTGATAACGTCAATGCATATGTTTTACAAAAGGACGAAATCATCGAAATTGTGGTAAACAACTATGATTCGGGGAAGCACCCATTCCACTTGCATGGACATAACTTCCAACTTATTCAAAAGTCACCAGAGTATAGGCCAGAGGCTGATTATCCTGAAGAGGACCAAGACGACATCACTGTTCCATATAACGAGTCCGCTCCTTTGACACCCTTCCCTGATTATCCTGTCCTAAGAGACACTGTGGTCCTCGCGCCCAGTGGACACATTGTAATACGGTTCAAGGCAGATAATCCGGGTGTATGGTTCTTCCATTGCCACCTTGACTGGCATTTAACACAAGGTTTAGGAGCGGTTTTCATCGAAGATCCGCTAGCTGTCCAGGAGGCGGAGACTCTAAGTAAAACTTACAAAGATGTTTGTTCTGCGGCAAATATTCCCAACCAAGGGAATGCAGCTGGTCACTCTGACGACTGGTTTAACCTAGACGGCTTACCAAGACAACCAAAACCGCTCCCTTCAGGATTTAAGGCCAAAGGATACATCGCTTTCATCATATCGACGCTGATGGCGCTGTATGGAATTTACGCCATTTCTGATTACGGCCTTTCCGAAACGATTCCAGACGATCAGGCCGTCTACGATACCCTCAAAAATGTTCTGGATTCCAATGGAGTTGCATACTAGAAGCACCGGATTACTGAAAGCACTTAAAGCACTAAAAGCATCAAAAATAGGCATATATAGAGTGAAATATCTTAGGTTAATCACGAAGCGATCTTGcaaaaattttgatcaagatgAACTGCTAGCTCGAACAACTTGAAATTATCAGTCGTGATAGTTACTGGAAGGCAGATCAGCATCCTTATACGGTGGGCGAGTTTAAAGAATGTTGCTCAACTGTTCTGTTGCTAGAGGTGCCAGCTATCCAAGCATTTTGAGTAGTCTGGCTAGATGTCGGGCTCCAGCTCGGGATCTAACGAGACAGCTGCTCATTAAGAAAAGCTTCCATGCTAGTGCTAGTGCTCAATCCACTTATGAGGAGGAGAAGGTTGTCTTGGATGAAATGGCTAATAAGCTAAAGCCATCTGATATTCAAGCAGCCAATAAATTGCGTAACATTGGTATCTCGGCGCACATTGATTCTGGTAAGACAACCTTTACTGAACGTGTTTTGTATTATACTGGTAGAATCAAGGCTATTCACGAAGTTAGAGGTCGTGATAATGTCGGAGCTAAGATGGATTCTATGGATTtagaaagagagaaaggTATCACAATTCAATCGGCTGCTACTTACTGTTCGTGGGAAAAGGAGAAACAACCATATCATTTCAACCTTATCGATACCCCAGGTCACATAGATTTCACTATTGAAGTGGAACGTGCCTTGCGAGTCTTAGATGGTGCTAGTTTTGGTTGTTTGTGCTGTATCAGGTGTTCAATCGACAAACAGTTACAGTTGATCGTACAAATGCGTAGATATAATGTCCCAAGAGTtaccttcatcaacaagatGGATCGTATGGGTTCAGATCCTTTCAGAGCTATTGCTCAAATCAACTCCAAATTGAAGACTCCTGCTGCAGCTGTGCAAGTTCCTATTGGCGCGGAATCCGACTTGGAAGGTGTAGTTGATATCATTAATCGTGTTGCTTTGTACAACAAAGGTGATAATGGTGAGATCATTGAGAGGGGCCCTGTTCcagaatctttgaaagatttggttGAGGAAAAGAGACAAGTTTTGATCGAAGCTTTGGCCGATGTAGATGATCATATGGCTGAATTATTCTTGGACGAACAAGAGCCCAATCCAGAACAAATTGTCGGTGCTATCCGTAGAGCTACTATCGCAAGAAAGTTTACACCGGTTTTGATGGGGTCTGCGCTTGCAAACACTGGTATTCAACCTGTTCTCGATGCGATCGTTGATTATTTGCCTAATCCATCCGAAGTTTTGAACACTGCATTGGATATCGCTCACGAAGAAGCTAAGGTGAATTTGGTCCCATCCGCTCAACAGCCATTTGTCGGTCTAGCGTTCAAACTGGAAGAAGGTCAATACGGACAACTTACTTATATTCGTGTCTACCAAGGTCGTTTGAGAAAGGGCGGTTACATCACCAATGTTAAGACCGGTAAGAAGGTGAAGGTTTCTAGATTAGTGAGAATGCACTCCAACGATATGGaagatattgatgaagttggcTCCGGTGAGATTTGTGCCACTTTTGGTATCGACTGTTCTTCTGGTGATACCTTCACCGACGGAAGTGTTGATTACTCGATGTCCTCAATGTACGTTCCCGATGCTGTCGTTTCATTGTCCATTCACCCAAAGACCAAGGATGCAAGTAATTTTTCGAAAGCATTAAATCGTTTCCAAAAGGAGGATCCAACTTTCAGAGTTAGGTTTGATGCTGAATCCAAGGAGACCATTGTATCCGGTATGGGTGAATTGcatcttgaaatttacGTGGAAAGAATGAGACGTGAATACAACGTTGAGTGCACAACCGGTAAGCCCCAAGTTTCCTATAGAGAATCCATTACCATTCCTGCTGACTTCGACTACACCCACAAAAAACAATCCGGTGGTGCTGGTCAATTCGGTAGAGTTATTGGTACCATGTCTCCAGTGGAAGAAGGTAACAAACACAACACCTTTGAGACCGCTGTCGTTGGTGGCCGTATCCCGGACAAGTACCTAGCAGCCTGTGGTAAAGGTTTCGATGAAGCTTGTGAGAAGGGTCCTTTGATCGGCCATAAGGTCATTGGTGTGAACATGCTGATCAACGATGGTGCCATTCATGCTGTCGACTCTAATGAATTGGCCTTCAAAACTGCAACCATGGCAGCATTCCGTGATGCCTTTTTGAGAGGTCAACCGGTCATTCTTGAGCCTATCATGACCGTGACTGttacttcttcaaatgaattCCAAGGAAATGTCATTGGTagtttgaacaagttgcAAGCAGTGATTCAAGATACAGATAATGGTCCAGACGAGTTCACCATTAAGGCTGAATGTCCTTTGAGTAATTTATTTGGTTACGCTACATCATTGAGAGCATCTACGCAAGGTAAAGGTGAGTTCACACTAGAGTTCAGCCACTATGCACCTACGGGCGCCCACGTTCAAAAGGAGTTGATCGCTGAAtttgagaagaagcaatCCCAGAAGAAGTAGTTCAACTCCCATTCCGATTTTTTCTGTCGTGTAAATATGTAAACCAAGACTGTATATTCTAAATAGacaactttgagaagaggTTCGATGATGAGAATTCTACCTTGTATAAGTATCATCCTCCTTGATCTTACTTAgtaaatcatcaatttttggCCCCATACGCGGTTGACCTGTTCTCGTTTTCTTAGATagcctcttcttccttctttcaCGCTCGTCCATCTTGATCTTGACTTGTTTtatatcttccaattcttttcttctacGTGCTTCAGCATCTTCTCGctgttctttcttcctttccttcttgatttctttcttctcgtCCAGTTTCTTCTGACCTTTCTCTCGCAGTCCTACCTTTAACTTTCTGATCTCATCTTTTGACTTCCCATTATGATTTTTCTCAGGAACTGAAtacccttcttctttcagaGCTTTCAAGTATTCTTTTTTCAATCTTGCCTTCTGCGTCAGGTTCTTCTGGATCTCTTTGACTTTATATTCCTTGGTGAACTTCTTTCTATTATGTTGCTGTTTTGCGGTAGCCATGTTGTCTTATTCCTTCTATGTTGATGCTTTGACAATACTGTGTCGAACTTTAATGAATCAATGAAGCCCTTTAAAGTGCACTTTcgagatgagatgagcagcgatgagctgaaatttttcaatttttttacTATGCGAAGCGAAACGCTAGCAGAGACCTTTTTAACTAAGAAAGCTGTGCTACATGGTGCTTCTTGGCACTTCTATCTGTTCATGCGTTGGGGCCCTTGGGAGTCAAGAATTGATTTATCAGTCAAATATAATAAGATCTAGGAATCTCTGATGATTCATGTGTATACGTTGAGTATATACTTCGCCAGCTCAACCTGTCACTCTAGGCTGTCGAACTACATGTAAAAGCAATTCTGGCTTACAATTGATAACTCTAAGTtacttcaatttttcttACGATTGGAAATAAGAGTTTCAATCCCTTTGAAGGTATTGTCCACACTGGTTGAGAAGCTAAATACAACCTTTCGTTCCCTCTTGAATAATTTCAAGTAACTGGGAGTGTAACCTATGGTCCTTCAAGATCCGCACAGTTCGTAGCGTCTAATAGTGACAtgcttttccttctttatATCGAtcatttctttcaacagGTTGaatttcatttgaagatgagcGCTCTCAAAGCGTTTAACtgaaaaatctttgaaatgaaTCGGCGCCTTTAGGAACTGATAAATCCCAGATACCCATTGTTTTATCGCATTCAACTCGAGAAGCAGTTGTTGATAGTGATTGAGGCTCAATCGTGGGAGATCAGTCAGCTATCTTGAATATAATCCCCATGCTGCGAAGTACGATACCACTAGCAAGACAATGCCGCAAGGTGGACTGGGGCCCCGATattccaagaaagatcCAGACTATATTATTTAAACCTTCAAATGGATCGCTTAATAAGCAAGATAGTGCTGCTTTGAACGCTTGCTTTATGGGGAACTTGAAAGAGCCTCCAAAACTGTCCTATAAGGAGAGGAGATACATAATCGACTTCCTCTCTGATCGACGAGCTTATCCAGACCTGAACAAATTTGGCCGGAGGTATCTTTATTCTCAGGAAAGACTTTACGACTTCGTCGACAAGGTCTCTTTCATAGAGCTACGACAATACTTGCATTCATTATTAAGAACCAAAAACACTATCTTAATAGACCAGCTAATGTCCAAGGTAATAGCACAATTTTCTATCACACAGAAGGAGGCCGTTACAAACTTCATAAATTCGGCTTATGTTCTATTACATGATGAGGCAAAGCAGGAAAAATGGCTGGACCCAACCGAGCCGCTAGTTAAATGGGCTaaatggatgaaattgcTGAACGGGCATTGTAACTTCACAGACTACactcatcaaagaaaacttttgaagactttAATGTTTACGCTTCGAGAAAGTCGAGATAACGAAATAgagatatttcaaaaatctttggACATTATTAAGACTGCACAGGGAGTTTCGAGTACGTCACAGTTCGCAAGCACAGTAATATATCTATCAACCCATAACAGAAGCTTTGATCTGGCGGAAGCAATCTGGGATTACAAAGTTGAAAACAACCTTCCCATCGAGTCATCAGATTTGACTTGCATTCTAAAGTGTTACTGccatttcaagaaatacaatTTAGTGGAACCAACACATTCAGCATATCCGGAAGCTCAAGATGAGCATTCTCAGTTCGATTACTTGCTTATTGCTCACTCCAAGCTCGAAAATTGGAGCGCTCTGCGGGACCAGTTTAATGCATTATTTAATATCGGGGAGTTGCCAAATATCAAGCACTACGGCATTGTGATGTATTCGATGGCCACCATTGGTGAATTAGAAAATGTGGAAAAACTCTATGCCCAACTACTTCGAAGAGATATGCTCCCTACTTACGCAGTCCTCCAATCCCTCCTATATGCTCACTATAAAGTTGGAGATTTGAATGCCTGCTTCGCACAGTTTGAGCTATTTGACAAGTACTCAATTCGGCCAAGTTCCTCAACATATACTCTCATGTTCAAGGTATTCAGAGGGCTAAGCAACATCGAAGGTGCACTACGTCTTCTGAAAAGGATTACAGAGAGCGATGTAAGCCTAATTTCAGAGACACATTTTGCCCTCTTAATACACATGTGCGCCAAGTTCACGAATCCTTTGATTGCACATGAGCTTTTTCACGTTATGACACAACACTATGACATACGTCCCACTAGTCGCTCGGTTGCAGCGTTAATGGATGTATACATTGAAAGCGGAAACCCGGAGAAGGCCCttagtcttttcaatgaataCAATCGAGATAACATTGAGGGACGCATCTCGCTTTTCAACAAGGCTATAAAAGCTTATACCACCATGGGCGATCAGCATCAGTGCGAGGTGTTGTTCGGGAAGATTGTTAAGTTGAAGTTGGCCAACGACTCGGAGTTTTTTAATGTCATGCTTAGATACCTTGTTTGTCTAAAGAGGGACTACGATTCGGCAGAAAGAGTGATAGACCAGATGCTAAATCATCCCACCATCAAGCCAGATGTTACCCATTTTCAGGTACTGATGGATGCTTACGATAAAATTTCATTCCGTGAAGGGATTCACAATCTGTACAGAAAGATGAACGAAAATGAGATCCCCGTAAATTCCAAGGTGCTACATTACTTGATCAAAgcaactttcaaagttcaaatGAGGTCTCAAGGAGATCTGGAACAATCTATACAACTGTTAGACCGAATCATGAAAAACGCTGCCGAGAGGACTCTTGATATTACTTTTGGTCAATTGCATCCATCGATAGTCGCGTGGCCCATGAGGGCCGTCGCCAAATACCACAGCCCTATGAAAGCGTTGGACTTACTAAATCACTACAGCCATTTGTTTTATCCGAAAGAGGACTTTTCTATCAATAGTAAGTTCACCGTCATGCGTTCATTGTTAGTGGTTTCCGCGGAGATAGAACAGTGGGACGAGTTTGACAGCATTTTTGAACGGTACATTGCTAGAGCTGAAGCGCTCATGAAAGCACCCTCGGCTACTACTAGGAACAAAAAGCTCAACTCATTATTCAAAGGGCTTCTTGTATACAAAGTTCGCCATCTAGCTGctactgaaaaaatttACCTACTTCCTGATCTGTTAAAGAAGTTAAGCAGCGAAGGGTACGTGATAGACAACTTATCCTGGAACGAGGCTGTCAAAGAACTGTTCCAAGACTCTCGGACGATCGAAAGTGGTTTACAAATCATCAACGAAAAGCTGATTCATGGGTTCAATCTAATACACAAATATCGTTTACTGAAGAGGCATGCAGAGGAAACAAATTCTGCGAATCGATCATGGCTTCTGAGGCAGAAGAAAGCCGATCCAAAGAGTTTTCAACCTACACTTTATTTGTCCGCTGAGACTTATTCCAAGACTATGGAGTACATGGATCGCTATTTGTCGAGTTTAACGGATCTGGAAGGAACTTTAAGaactttcatcaaggatTATCCTTACTTCATGAAGAGCTACTTGATGAAACCAAGGACACATATAAATGGATGGGATAAGATTGAGGCCGATCATGCTTCTTACTTTGCAGCATTAAGACAGAGCAAGCGAGTTACGCTTCACGCacaattttgaatgaaCAAGGGCGACCTTGCCCTTCAAACATAACATCAGTACATAGCTTCCAATATAGACACGTAATCCTGTatattcatcatcgttatTCAAACTACTTTCTGCTTTACCTTCTTTTGAGTCTTCTCAATGACTGGGAATGTGATAGTTTTGTTCCCTTCCGTTTGTCCATAGATCAATGGTCCAACCCAAGGCTGGATGTTCCatttcaattggaaattAGCTTCCCGGCCATCAaacttctcttcaagatccCACACACTGTATTTGGATTTTGCATTATGTAAACTCAATTGCGCATCATCCTTGCTAGTAATAATCTTATCCCAATAAGTGACCTCGTTTAACGTATCACGGCCTTCAGAACCACTGTACTCTGCCGTCAGATACACGAATATCTGCTTTGTattccaattgaacaacGAGGATAGATCTGCGTCAATATCGAAAACAATTTTAGAGTTTTGCTTGGGTTTCCCATTCTGTGAACCGTAGTACCTAGATGTCCTCACATTGATCGATGGCTGGATGTTGTTAATCGTTGCGGGTATCGAGAATGCATCATTTTGAGCGAGTTGAAGCCATGAAGTAATTGCGACAAACGCAGCTATGAAACAGGCATAGGTAACAACCTGATTGGAGACAGTTTGGAAACGTTGTGCTAGAGAAAACATTCAATCCGTCTTTGAGACTTCAATTAGTCTTTAACCCTCTACCTGTATTCTATTATTCCGGGTCTTCTCACTGCTATTTTGTCGGGGACTGTCTGTTGACGGCGAGAACttaaaaaaaataaatgTCAGAGATCGATTTTGTGACGTTTCTAGATATTTAATTTATAGTAAATGAAAGATAGTATCTAAATACTGTTTCTGATACTTTAAATAAGTACAACGGCTATACTATAGGCTTAAGCAATTTTTAATAATCAAATAAAAATGTTTGAGCCCATTTATAGTGCTGTTAAAATTACAGGAATAACGTTCCTTTGTGGATTTATTATGGGAATGGATATACCTTCATTATCAATGTTTTTGGGCAAGGATCATTTTGCAGAATATTTTAATTATCCCAGCCCCATAATGCAAGGTTTAGCGACTGGGGCGAGCCCCATGGGAGGGCTTTTCGGTTGTCTATTGTACAATGGTCTTGCTCGGTATTTTGGCCGAGTCAGCTTGTTTCGCATTGGCTCAGCTCTGTGGATTCAGGGTTCTTTAATTGGCTTATTGTCGTTTAGGTTGTGGATGGTGGTCTTGTCTAGATGGATCAAGGGCCTCGCTATTGGAATGTTTTCAATACTTGTTGCCGCATATATCAGCGAAATTATCCCAAAGCATCGGAAAGGGAGGACAATGGCGCTTGTGCAGTTCGCATTTTCTTTGGCAATGTTGGCAGTTTATTATATGTGCGTCGGATTGAATTTCTTGGGGTCTCCGTTATCCTTCAGAGTAGCCTGGGGGCTTGAAATGATACCTGCAATTGCAACAATGATAACCACTTTATGGCTACCTGAATCACCAGAATGGCTCACCTTACAAGGTGATTACGTCAAGGCCGAGTTTGTACAGAACGAATTAGCTAACCATTTTAACAAAACGAGTAAGACGCGGAAGATAACTCTTTACAATA
The window above is part of the Torulaspora delbrueckii CBS 1146 chromosome 3, complete genome genome. Proteins encoded here:
- the FET5 gene encoding ferroxidase FET5 (similar to Saccharomyces cerevisiae FET5 (YFL041W); ancestral locus Anc_8.17) gives rise to the protein MISSIFGLLVAVILVCSSVVDAKVHTFNFTTGWVDANPDGVHPKKMIGFNGQWPVPDIHVNKGDRVQIYLTNGFEDDTVTSLHFHGMFLRLSDGNKIQMDGPSMVTQCPISPGQTFLYNFTVADQVGTYWYHAHSGAQFGDGMRGAFIIHDEDEPFHYDEDMTIQLSDLYWKPYYDVQDEFLSRFNPTGAEPIPQNLLFNNTLNATLNFEPEKTYLLRFINSGLFVSQYVSLEDHEMTIVEVDGVYVKPNTTDLLYIATGQRMSVLVKAKKADPGKNFAIMQIMDELMLDVVPKDLVRNRTHQISYNENHEKPEPFYIDDFDKATEEFYLRPLDDIELLDHYDTQITFNLSLDNLGDGVNYAMFNGVSYVHPKVPTLTTVLTSGKLATDARIYGDNVNAYVLQKDEIIEIVVNNYDSGKHPFHLHGHNFQLIQKSPEYRPEADYPEEDQDDITVPYNESAPLTPFPDYPVLRDTVVLAPSGHIVIRFKADNPGVWFFHCHLDWHLTQGLGAVFIEDPLAVQEAETLSKTYKDVCSAANIPNQGNAAGHSDDWFNLDGLPRQPKPLPSGFKAKGYIAFIISTLMALYGIYAISDYGLSETIPDDQAVYDTLKNVLDSNGVAY
- the MEF1 gene encoding Mef1p (similar to Saccharomyces cerevisiae MEF1 (YLR069C); ancestral locus Anc_8.18) — encoded protein: MLLNCSVARGASYPSILSSLARCRAPARDLTRQLLIKKSFHASASAQSTYEEEKVVLDEMANKLKPSDIQAANKLRNIGISAHIDSGKTTFTERVLYYTGRIKAIHEVRGRDNVGAKMDSMDLEREKGITIQSAATYCSWEKEKQPYHFNLIDTPGHIDFTIEVERALRVLDGASFGCLCCIRCSIDKQLQLIVQMRRYNVPRVTFINKMDRMGSDPFRAIAQINSKLKTPAAAVQVPIGAESDLEGVVDIINRVALYNKGDNGEIIERGPVPESLKDLVEEKRQVLIEALADVDDHMAELFLDEQEPNPEQIVGAIRRATIARKFTPVLMGSALANTGIQPVLDAIVDYLPNPSEVLNTALDIAHEEAKVNLVPSAQQPFVGLAFKLEEGQYGQLTYIRVYQGRLRKGGYITNVKTGKKVKVSRLVRMHSNDMEDIDEVGSGEICATFGIDCSSGDTFTDGSVDYSMSSMYVPDAVVSLSIHPKTKDASNFSKALNRFQKEDPTFRVRFDAESKETIVSGMGELHLEIYVERMRREYNVECTTGKPQVSYRESITIPADFDYTHKKQSGGAGQFGRVIGTMSPVEEGNKHNTFETAVVGGRIPDKYLAACGKGFDEACEKGPLIGHKVIGVNMLINDGAIHAVDSNELAFKTATMAAFRDAFLRGQPVILEPIMTVTVTSSNEFQGNVIGSLNKLQAVIQDTDNGPDEFTIKAECPLSNLFGYATSLRASTQGKGEFTLEFSHYAPTGAHVQKELIAEFEKKQSQKK
- the FYV7 gene encoding Fyv7p (similar to Saccharomyces cerevisiae FYV7 (YLR068W); ancestral locus Anc_8.19), with amino-acid sequence MATAKQQHNRKKFTKEYKVKEIQKNLTQKARLKKEYLKALKEEGYSVPEKNHNGKSKDEIRKLKVGLREKGQKKLDEKKEIKKERKKEQREDAEARRRKELEDIKQVKIKMDERERRKKRLSKKTRTGQPRMGPKIDDLLSKIKEDDTYTR
- the PET309 gene encoding Pet309p (similar to Saccharomyces cerevisiae PET309 (YLR067C); ancestral locus Anc_8.20) yields the protein MLRSTIPLARQCRKVDWGPDIPRKIQTILFKPSNGSLNKQDSAALNACFMGNLKEPPKLSYKERRYIIDFLSDRRAYPDLNKFGRRYLYSQERLYDFVDKVSFIELRQYLHSLLRTKNTILIDQLMSKVIAQFSITQKEAVTNFINSAYVLLHDEAKQEKWLDPTEPLVKWAKWMKLLNGHCNFTDYTHQRKLLKTLMFTLRESRDNEIEIFQKSLDIIKTAQGVSSTSQFASTVIYLSTHNRSFDLAEAIWDYKVENNLPIESSDLTCILKCYCHFKKYNLVEPTHSAYPEAQDEHSQFDYLLIAHSKLENWSALRDQFNALFNIGELPNIKHYGIVMYSMATIGELENVEKLYAQLLRRDMLPTYAVLQSLLYAHYKVGDLNACFAQFELFDKYSIRPSSSTYTLMFKVFRGLSNIEGALRLLKRITESDVSLISETHFALLIHMCAKFTNPLIAHELFHVMTQHYDIRPTSRSVAALMDVYIESGNPEKALSLFNEYNRDNIEGRISLFNKAIKAYTTMGDQHQCEVLFGKIVKLKLANDSEFFNVMLRYLVCLKRDYDSAERVIDQMLNHPTIKPDVTHFQVLMDAYDKISFREGIHNLYRKMNENEIPVNSKVLHYLIKATFKVQMRSQGDLEQSIQLLDRIMKNAAERTLDITFGQLHPSIVAWPMRAVAKYHSPMKALDLLNHYSHLFYPKEDFSINSKFTVMRSLLVVSAEIEQWDEFDSIFERYIARAEALMKAPSATTRNKKLNSLFKGLLVYKVRHLAATEKIYLLPDLLKKLSSEGYVIDNLSWNEAVKELFQDSRTIESGLQIINEKLIHGFNLIHKYRLLKRHAEETNSANRSWLLRQKKADPKSFQPTLYLSAETYSKTMEYMDRYLSSLTDLEGTLRTFIKDYPYFMKSYLMKPRTHINGWDKIEADHASYFAALRQSKRVTLHAQF
- the SPC3 gene encoding signal peptidase complex subunit SPC3 (similar to Saccharomyces cerevisiae SPC3 (YLR066W); ancestral locus Anc_8.21), which codes for MFSLAQRFQTVSNQVVTYACFIAAFVAITSWLQLAQNDAFSIPATINNIQPSINVRTSRYYGSQNGKPKQNSKIVFDIDADLSSLFNWNTKQIFVYLTAEYSGSEGRDTLNEVTYWDKIITSKDDAQLSLHNAKSKYSVWDLEEKFDGREANFQLKWNIQPWVGPLIYGQTEGNKTITFPVIEKTQKKVKQKVV